The DNA sequence AGAAGTTGTTAcggtttggagaagcttggccagTTTGGAGATGTTTTTCcggtttggagaagcttggcTAGTTTGGATAAGTTTTTACGGTTTGGAGAAGGTTGCCAGTTTGAGAAGTTTGGCCAGTTTGGAGAAGTTTTTCcagtttggagaagcttggccagTTTGAGAAGCTTGGCCAGTTCGGAGAAGCTTTGCcggtttggagaagcttggccagTTCGGAGAAGCTTGGCCAGTTCGGAGATGTTTTTCcggtttggagaagcttggccagtttggagaagcttggccagtttggagaagcttggccagTTTGGAGAAGTTTTTCCGGTTTGGAGAAGTTTGGCCAGTTTGGAGAAGTTTGGCCAGTTTGGAGAAGTTTTTCCAGTTTGGAGAAGTTTTTCcagtttggagaagcttggccagTTTGAGAAGCTTGGCCAGTTTGGAGAAGTTTTTCcggtttggagaagcttggccagTTCGGAGAAGCTTGACcggtttggagaagcttggccagTTCGGAGATGTTTTTCcggtttggagaagcttggccagtttggagaagcttggccggtttggagaagcttggccggtttggagaagcttggccggtttggagaagcttggccgGTTTGGAGAAGTTGTTCcggtttggagaagcttggcccgtttggagaagcttggcccGTTTGGAGAAGCTTCCCcgtttggagaagcttggcccgtttggagaagcttggccagTTTGGAGATGTTTTTCcagtttggagaagcttggcTAGTTTGGAGAAGTTTTTACGGTTTGGAGAAGGTTGGCCAGTTTGGATAAATTTTTCcggtttggagaagcttggccagTTTGGATAAATTTTTCcggtttggagaagcttggccagTTTGGATAAATTTTTCcggtttggagaagcttggccagtttggagaagcttggccagTTTGGAGAAGTTGTTCCGGTTTGGAGAAGTTTGACcagtttggagaagcttggcccgtttggagaagcttggcccgtttggagaagcttggcccgtttggagaagcttggcccgtttggagaagcttggcccgtttggagaagcttggccagTTTGGAGATGTTTTTCcagtttggagaagcttggctagtttggagaagcttggccagTTTGGAGAAGCTTTTCCAGTTTGGAGAAGCTTTTCCAGTTTGGAGAAGTTTTTCcggtttggagaagcttggccagTTTGGAGATGTTTTTCcggtttggagaagcttggcTAGTTTGGAGAAGTTTTTCcggtttggagaagcttggccagtttggagaagcttggccagtttggagaagcttggccagtttggagaagcttggccagtttggagaagttttccggtttggagaagcttggccagtttggagaagttttccggtttggagaagcttggccagTTTGGAGAAGTTTTTCcggtttggagaagcttggccagTTTGGAGAAGTTTTTCcggtttggagaagcttggccagTTTGCGAGCTTGGCCAGTTTGGAGAAGTTTTTCcagtttggagaagcttggccagTTTGGAGAAGTTTTTCcggtttggagaagcttggccagTTTGAGAAGTTTGGCCAGTTTGGAGAAGTTTTTCcagtttggagaagcttggccagTTTGAGAAGCTTGGCCAGTTCGGAGAAGCTTGGCcagtttggagaagcttggccggtttggagaagcttggccggtttggagaagcttggcagtttggagaagcttggccagTTTGAGAAGTTTGGCCAGTTTGGAGAAGTTTTTCcggtttggagaagcttggccagTTTGGAGAAGTTTTTCcggtttggagaagcttggccagTTTGAGAAGCTTGGCCAGTTTGGAGAAGTTTTTCcagtttggagaagcttggccagTTTGGAGAGGTTTTTCcggtttggagaagcttggccagTTTGAGAAGCTTGGCCAGTTTGGAGACGTTTTTCcggtttggagaagcttggccagTTTGGAGAAGTTTTTCCGGTTTAGAGAAGCTTGGCCAGTTTGAGAAGTTTGGCcagtttggagaagcttggccagTTCGGAGAAGCTTGGCCGGTTCGGAGAAGCTTGGCcagtttggagaagcttggccgGTTTGGAGAAGCTTtttggagaagcttggccagTTTGAGAAGTTTGGCCAGTTTGGAGAAGTTTTTCcagtttggagaagcttggccagTTTGAGAAGCTTGGCCAGTTTGGAGAAGTTTTTCcagtttggagaagcttggccagttcggagaagcttggccagtttggagaagcttggccggtttggagaagcttggccggtttggagaagcttggccagTTTGGAGAACTTGTTCcggtttggagaagcttggccagtttggagaagcttggccagTTTGGAGAAGTTGTTCcggtttggagaagcttggccagTTTGGAGAACGCTGCAGTGTTACTACATTCTTCTTAACTGAAAAGTAGTTGGATGAATAACTAGTCAGAATAAGAGGTATTCACTCTCATTCAAAGACATTAGACATATGCAGGGATTTCTCCTTTCTGTATGTTTTCTGTTATTGTTTGGTTACTATTCTGATACAGTCATGTGAAGTAATCATTAACTTTAGAAAATCTAATATAATAAAATATCATTTGTTCAGTAACTAGTTCACATGTACATTTCAGTTTCCATTTCCATCAGATCaagagggacaaggagaggaaaggggaggggagagtggggtgtGGTAATCAATGTTTAAAACCAACagcccatccctctcttcctcactccctctctctctctttctctgactgtCCAACTCCTCGCACAACTTCGGTGAGTGAAAACTAAACCTAGTAAAACATGTACCTGAGTGCCTCGCTGATAAAATTCTTCAGTTTGTTttagctgtgtgtgtctctgatatGTTAGATGTGCCAAATTATACATTCTCAATGGGGGGATTACAACATTTATTTGCAATTGTGTGTAGTTTGTTTGTTTTATACTTGACTGCAAAAGTATGAATGACTTCAGGATGTGCTTTGCAACAGTTAGTAAGCGCCTGTCTACACTGTTTGTGCTCTTGAGCCGAGCTCTGCGGAGGGCGTAACTCTGTCTGCCTTTCCATTCAAACATGTGTGGGTGCTACTCAGAGCACTACGCAGTTTAAATGAAAgaatctctcttctcttcctcctcctcccctctctctcttcctccctcaatcCTTCCATAGTGCAGAACACTACCTCTTTCTATCCtccacacccccctctctctctctctcgctctctctttccttcactctgtcctTACCAtaaactctctctcccctcactctgacCATTCTGTGAGTAGATTGTGTTTCTAGTTATCAGATGGGGGGGGGTGTAAGAAGGTGTGTCTGATTGGATGCCTGCTGGTCCTGGGGCAGCAGACAGTGACTCAGAGAGAGATCAGTGGAGTCCACCACAGTGACTGGGATTGTTCCTTACAACTATAATGTTGTGCTTACCATGTTCGTACTGTATGGTTGCTTCAACGTCCTTATTTGACCGCACTTACTGCAAGTCACACTGGAGAGGAGGGTCAGATAAATGAGGGATTTACTTTACAGAAGCTTCCTTAAACTCAAGAACTAGACTATGGgtaggcagagaaagagagaatagagagagccaCCTCCCTATATAGTGGTGAGATATGTgaagggacagagtgaagagacacACCTTAACCTAACTAGATAGAAAGAGGGTGGAGACAGGTGAGGGGTGGGGGAGGTGCTGGGATTTCTATGTTATCGTTTGCCTGAAATTACCAACGCGGCTTTCAGCCTGCCCACCAATGTCCTCCCATCTGTCTTtttgtctatccctctctctctatctttctctttatatatatatatatatatatatactttctatctttctctccttaAAATCCCCCAGAGATAAAACTTGATAGGGACTAGGTctctgtggcgggatcaaatcagcggaaattttagagcgccaccgaaagttttcgataaaactcaaactttcattaaaacacacatgcaaggtactgaattaaagctacactcgttgtgaatctagccaccaagtcagatttgtaaaatgcttttcggcgaaagcatgagaagctattatctgatagcatgcaccccccggaataccagaccgtcaacaaaacaacagattttgcggtagccggcgctacccaaaacgcagaaatacaatataaaacattcattacctttgacgagcttctttcttggcactcatatatgtcacataaacatcacaattgggtctttttcccgattaaatccgtcattgtatacccaaaatgtgatttgctgaagaccggtctgatccagaaaaatgcccctttacaagacgcaacgtcactttttaaaattacaaaagttgcctatatacttttacaaatcacttcaaactacttttctaaaccaactttaggtattaataaacgttaataatctatcaaattgatcacgtggcgatctgtattcgatagcagcaagtcttgaaatcatactccatgttttcactttcataacatcctgtggtgagccccaagaaaggaagtgcctatacgtcaccaaaccaaggataaagcagcccaAAAATGCCagcactggcgacatcgtgtggaagctgtaggcgtttacaggggatccccatgtattttcttcagccttagacaatacattgactggcggatgaatattatttttgtgtttttggtgaacagtttttcgaaggatttttactcctaaacacgttatgttatagccacagacacgatttaaccagttttagagacttcagagtgttttctatacacacacacttatcatatgcatatactatattcctggcatgagtagcaggacgctgaaatgttgcgcgatttttaacaaaaagctgcgaaaattcgcagcctccttaacaggtTTGAGGGAGACATGCAAGGGCGTTGGCTAGAGCCATGCCTGTTTGTGTTTAAACAACTcagccccctcttctcttcctttctccactccatatctgcctctctctccgcctctctccctctctaattgcCTCTGTTGCgttgctctccatctctcctccccctctcttcctccctttgtgGTAGAGATGTAGAACTTGTTTGCAGtagtggggtgtggtgtgtgtgcagttAAGTCTTTGCTGCGTGTGCAACAACCGTTAATATTCTTTAAACCCTGTATTCAACCTGAACCTTATGTTTAAACATGATTAAACCAGTGGCAACATTTCTTTATTTCCCAGACATGTATGGAATGGTGACCCGGATGTAAGATAAAAATAGATTTGAATTGGATTATTCAGTCAACAATAAGACATTTATCCCTTTAACTTATTTTCTGGGATTTCACATTTcaaaaattcaaataaattaatcAAATATTTCACATAATGTTGAtaatattagatgtattatactgTGAATACAGAGTAAGCAAACATTCCTCTCTCTGTGCATGGACATCATGTCCACCAGCATCCTGCTATCATAATAAAACATTGATAATACCGCAAATTAATAAGCTATACTTGtacctccattctctctctctctctctctctctctctctctgtgtgtgtgttgtagtcaCCATGTCACAGGTCCAGCAGGCTATGGCATTGCTCATCTCAGCCTTCCACAAGTACTCTGGCAAGGAGGGCGACAAGACGACCCTGAGCAAGGGAGAACTCAAAGATCTGCTCATCGCTGAGCTTGGAGAGATCATGGGGGTGAGTGGATCCTAGGAACAGTTCAGTTCAATCATGCTTTATTAGCAGCACGACCAAATACAATACTGCTAAAGACAGACACTATTGAAAAATTGAATTGCTTGGAACATCACAAACACATGACCCGCCTCATCCAATAGAATAACTTAATCTCTCACACCTTTATAAACACATAACAACTGTGTGGATTCTAGTTTTAACTTCTGAAATCAAAGTCTCAcctattacctctctctctctctctctctgatcattaTAACAGAAAAACACTGACCAGGCAAAGGTTGACAAGATCTTCAAAGATCTGGACGCTAACTCAGATGGCAGTGTGGACTTCCAGGAGTATGTCACACTGGTGGCCTGCCTCACCCAGATGTGCAATGAGTTCTTCACCAAGAAGTGAAACAGCTCCCCCTGCCCACTCTCCACAGAACAGCAGCTCTTGCTCCATGAGTGAATTCACGATAAGATTAGCAAGATCCTCAATGCAGGTTCAGAGGGACAGAGATGCAggtttacacacatacacagaaaaaGGGTTGGGTTGATTATACAcaccacacatagacagacaggtgaaggacacagacactgacctatacacatacagacatataGGCTACTATCTCCTGAGATGGAGAGGAAAATCTTTGGTTTGTTTCAAGTGAAAAATGAAATAAACTATTTTAATATGTTTGGAAGAAAGCTGACTTATCATTTGTgcaggtgtgtctgtgtctgtgtgtttgtgcatgtgtgattGCCTGTGTATGTCCTAAATAGGATACAGCAAGCAACATGAATCAAACATGAACCTTTGTTTTCAGACACTTGGTGAAATAATACAATATGTTGATTATGTCAACGTAACCCAAAATCACACAATGAAATTAGGGGTTATGAGGCATACCCTGTATTTGATTACTTAATTACGTCACAATATTGTTATCTACTCCAGAGCCAGTAAGAATCGTCAAGAATTAAATCTAAGACGAGGCTGCATATGGAAGTTTGTACATGTCTATCACCAGACGATCATCGTTGCGGGTCAGAGCAGGAAGGAAGGGGAAAGCAACAGCGGCTACATAAAAATAGTGTGTAAAGTAGCACGCAGTAGAAGGAAAGGTTGTTCAGGTGTCAGGAACAGGTGTCCTGAGAGTGTGTGGCTGTATGtttcaagcgtctcagagtaggagtgctgatttaggatccaTTTTGCTTTTTTAGATCAATATGAATGATACTACTTGGacagagggggacctgatcctagatcagcactcctcctcAGAGACACGATACATACAGCCCCTGGTCACGCAGACACTCGGTTGAATCTAACACATCTCTATGATGCATTAGTCTTGATCAGGGTTGGGGCCAATTCCAGACTTTCTAGTCTGAACTGAACTCCATAGAGAACTTCCATGTCAAATTCAACTGATGAGAATTGAAATTGCCTGACACAACTCTGGTGTCAATAAAAATAACATTTAGGCCTACAGTAATCCAGGGTACTTGATATGTGAGTGTGAGACTAGAAGGTGGATGTTGTTGTGCTCCAGTCCAGTGCAGGGAGCCGGAGCAGAAGAGACCGACAGGGCCAAGTGAGGCCAGGAAAGAGTGAGGCTGTTCTGAGCTGAGCTCTTGGCTGTTCTCTCATCCATCAAGGTTTCGGCCAGAACATCTGAGCAGAACACCCAGTGGGTTCTCATTACTGTTTGTGTGTTCATTTTACAGAGTAGGTTGATTGAGAACACATTGTATTTTATTTGGCACCTATTCCTTCTAGGCCTTCACCGGTTCTTGTGATGATTGAAAAGACGGGGCATTCAGGGACATTCACCATCAGACCATAGGAGCTTGTGTTGGGATTCAATACTCTTCACAATCAACAACATACACAGATAGATTGGCTTAACACATACGTCTGAGACATGTGACCAtcagttttattaatttattaataTGGTCTGTCCAGAGGAAGGAGGACAAAGGCAGTGGACATATTTTTATGGATGTCAATACTTGTCGTACTGGGAAACTAATTAGCATACgctcagtggcagtgggcaggcAAGGAATGCCACAAACTTTGCCATTGGCTGAGGCAGTGAGTAGGCGGAGGTTGGAATGAGAGGGTTCCTGTAAGAGCCTATCAGAGTGCCAGACAGTGGGGTGTGCGTGGGGGAGAAGTAAAACAGTCTCTCGTCATGTGAGagctcaaagacacacacacacacacatgctcctcACCATGGAAACGCTTCTCACCTCTGGGTTGTCGTGGAGACACTCCTCACCTGGACAGTAGACTCCGCCCTGCATTAACCGGAATTATATAGTTTAGCCAATCAGACACCTGGCGGCTGGATGGAATAAGGAAGTAATCTGCATAGGCTAATCCTAATCCACAGACAAAGGCAATTTTAATCGGAGGTCTTCTCGGCAGGCTGGGCTCGTCTGGCTGGACCTGTAGGATTGATCCAGCAAAGATTGGAGGATACCCAAAATCTATTTCTCCAATAGGAATCCCAGATCACGCTTGTGACAGCACACACATGGATCTaatcttcctctctcccattGACCTCAATACAACCACATGGTGATCTGTTCAACTACCCCTGTTCTGTAGTTGTTCATGGAAGTAATTGTTGGATGTGCCACTAAGTTTaaaccctctctgactctctaccaactacaggtagtAACCGGCTTTTGCACAGAAGGCTGTAGTGAATGGAGGTGGATGGAAGCGCCTTTGATGTGGTTTAGATAATCTATTGTTTGCTTTTGACTGTCTGGTGACATGTTCGGCAGTGTGAAGAAAATCATCTCTCTGTTTGAGACTCGACGGCagcctcgccccctctctctacctccttccctccctccatctctctctccttctcttcctgcaTCTGTTTCTTCATCTCTTCCccaatccctcccttcctccctatccCCTCTCAGGTCCAGTAAAAAAGCCCCCCAGTCCCCCTTAAAAAGAcactcctctccttctgcctccctctccGGCTGCCCTTCCTCCGTCTCTGGCtgcccttcctccctctaccctcagACCAAACCCAGACCCCCCTTTAACGCCCCACCTGTCCACCAACCACTACAACTTCCTGCTAGATGGAGAGTAGGAGAAGACggcagggagggagtgagtgataCGGGTTGGGGTCATGGAGGGCTGAGAGGTCGTGGGGGGGTCAGAGTTAGGAACTCATGGCCGAGCGGACGGCAGGAGCTTCAGATAAGAAACCAAACATCTGTCACCATGGAGATTCCACAACACTTTTGGACCGCAACTAAACCTCAACTCCAGACCACTACTCaaccccaacctcaaccccagACCACTATTCAACCCCAGACCACTACTCAACCTGAACATCAACCGCAGACCACTACTAAACTCCAGACCACTACTCAACCTCAAACTCAACCCCAGACCACTACAAAACCAAAAcctcaaccgcagaccacttTCAACCCCAACGTCAACCCCAGACCACTATTCaaccccaacctcaaccccagACCACTACTCAACCACAGACCACTACTCAACCCCAACCTCAACCGCAGACCACTATTCAACCCCAGACCAATACTCAACCTGAACATCAACCGCAGACCACACCTAAacctcagaccactactcaaCCCCAGACCAATACTCAACCAAAACCAAAACCTCACCCGCAGACCTCTACTCAACCCCAGACCAATACTCAACCCCAACCTCAACACCAGACCCTGGCCCCGCTCCCATCCTGGTCGCTGTGTCTGAAGGGTACACCTTCTGTCCGGAATGCTGAGGCAGCCCTGCTGCTCTTCTGCCACAGGTAACCATGGAAATGGCCTGGCCATTTATTGTCGGGAGGTGACTGTGTTTAGGAATAGACATCAATGTGAACCATGTGCACTAAGACACAATctcctttgtttttgttgttgttgttgcagtggCTCCAGTAGCAGTAAGATTGCAATTGACAACAAGATTGAGCAAGCCATGGTAGGACAGTGTGTTTATGGTTATAGTGTCTGTAATGCGTTGTATTGAAGGACTTGGTGAAGACCCATCTGTTGCTGGAAGAATTGTGACATATTTGATGTAATGCTATAATGATATGTTGTATATTGCTGTAGGACTTGGTGAAGAGCCACCTGATGCTGgctgtgagagaggaggaggagctactgAGGAAGCGGATCAACCAGCTGTCAGAGAGAAACgcccagctggagagagagaactacataCTGAgagcactgagagacagacagagacactaacGCACTCAtccacgcacacactcacacatacacaaagagAAGTTAATAGTATTAGTACATGCCTTTCATTTTCTATTTAAAGGGGTGTTTTGATTAGTCCTGTAAAATGTGtatttatatttaacctttatgtaCCCAGGTGAGtcaagaacatattcttatttacaatgacagcctggctatgatgatgatgatgtagtctCGTGTAATGATGATGCTGTAGTTATGAAGAGGCCTGGTTGCCAGTCTCTATAACGTACCATTTCTTAGTATATTCCATGTCGTGTGCCAATGGCAGTTaatgagtggaatgttagctaaacggAGACTGGTAACCAGGCTAATGAAGAGGGGTTCTGAAAGAGAAAGTGTGGTGTGCATATTCTGTAATTCTGCAAAAAAAATATGAGTCAAATAAATAACTGTTACTAAAGAAGAGTTTGACTTGTGCTCTAGAGTCCACCACTTACACCAGCACACGCAATGTAACATGCACGCCAAGGGGCGCCATTGTATAATTTCCTACTAACGAAGAAACCGGAAGTGTGATTGTTTTGTTCTGTAGAAGGTGTTATGGCGGCGCCAGTGGAGGGAATTTCAAAAGTGAGCAGATCCTGCTAAATAGAGTCAATGTATTAACAGTGAAAACTACAAGAAACGCGTGAGCTGTCATTCGGGACGCTTCCTCATAACAGTAAGTGGAGAATAAACGACATGATTGAATTTGCATAGctttagttaacgttagctagctaattagccaAACAACCCCtataacgttagctggctagtaGTACAACAagtaaagttagctggctaactgactggTGAACTTTCTAGCATGTCTGCTGTCGtcgttagttagctagctggctgtgtGCTGAAAGCTCCCACTGAATGGAATCTAGCCAGagatctaacgttagctagataacgTAACATCGTCATATCTGGTTGGAAGTGTAAAGTTAACGTTATTCAACCTACATTACAGATCCAACAATGGTAAGGGACTGGGTTTGGGTTGGGCATAGGACTCAAAATATGTTCAGTTTGCTCCATCAGAAAGGTTAGGTTAGGGGGTGTTAGGCAAAGTGTAACTGCCATTCAGAACCATACAACATATTTTGCCTTGTATCTTACCTAACATAAGTAACAGAGTCGCCCAAAGATAAAGACCCAGACTGGTGACCTAAGATGACCAGAGTAGGTCCCCTGCAGCAGCGTCCTCTAGCAGGGTGCAATGACCCAGACATCCGACTGGTCCCAATGCCTGCCCCGGTGCCCCTCGTCCCCGCTAGCCTCCTGCGGTGCCCGGAACTGGACCTGTCGCTCCCCCTCAGCCCAGACCCGCCACGACCCAACCCAGCTAGCCTGCTGAGAGGACGCGCCACCGGCAGgtcagtctgacacacacacacacactgacggaTAGTCACAGATGGTGCTTTTCTCAGTTGTCAAGACAGCCGTAGAAATTATGAGAGAtctgtgtgtgtcggtctgtgtTTTTGGAGAGACATCACTGAAGTGTGTGCCCCTGACTCTACAGGTGCGATTTGCCTCCGAGGAGCCTGTGGTTGTCACGGTGATAGCAGAGCCTAGCAAAGACCCTCCACCTTGGCAATGCCCAGGACACTCCAGCAGTTACTCAAAGGGGAAAAGACTCCATGGTAACTAACCCTCCTGGTCTAGAGTCTGATGTACTCATGTTCCCCTGCACAGgagttgcatgcatcaaccaatggttgtgtgccaCGTCATGGACTGTGCCGTCGCACCAGATTGCTATAACGTGATGTGGTTAGGTTGAtacgtaaaatacctatccaggtgtTATAAGATCTGGCATGAGTCAGCAATGTCTGAGCAGAGGACTGGTCAATATCTCTTCCTGTATTCCTCACATAGGTGGAGATATGTGTTGGAGGGCAAGGTCAGCAACCAATGAGGAGGCTCCCTGTGAGGAGAGGGGTGGCAGCCT is a window from the Oncorhynchus tshawytscha isolate Ot180627B linkage group LG03, Otsh_v2.0, whole genome shotgun sequence genome containing:
- the LOC121841147 gene encoding ictacalcin-like, whose amino-acid sequence is MSQVQQAMALLISAFHKYSGKEGDKTTLSKGELKDLLIAELGEIMGKNTDQAKVDKIFKDLDANSDGSVDFQEYVTLVACLTQMCNEFFTKK